In Thermosynechococcus sichuanensis E542, a single genomic region encodes these proteins:
- a CDS encoding SPFH domain-containing protein: MGELFGLLFLLGFGGWGVANSVRIVNQGNMALVERLGSYSRRLEPGLNFTIPILDRVVFEETIREKVLDIPPQQCITRDNVTITVDAVVYWRIIDMERAYYKVENLKMAMVNLVQTQIRAEMGKLELDETFTARTQVNENLLRDLDIATDPWGVKVTRVELRDIAPSQAVQDSMELQMSAERKKRAAILTSEGEREAAINSARGKAEAQVLAAEAEQKAAILAAEAEQKVVVLRAQAERQDQILRAQGTAEAMKIIAAALREDPKAKEALQFLLAQGYLDMGRTIGHSDSSKVLFMDPSSIPATIEGVKSLIEQSPREA; encoded by the coding sequence ATGGGTGAACTCTTTGGCCTGCTCTTTCTACTGGGGTTTGGGGGTTGGGGTGTTGCCAACTCTGTACGGATTGTGAATCAGGGTAATATGGCCTTGGTGGAGCGGTTGGGCAGCTATAGCCGTCGCTTAGAACCGGGGCTAAATTTTACGATCCCGATCCTTGATCGCGTGGTCTTTGAGGAAACGATTCGGGAAAAAGTATTGGATATTCCGCCGCAGCAGTGTATCACCCGCGACAATGTGACGATTACGGTGGATGCCGTCGTTTACTGGCGGATTATTGATATGGAGCGCGCCTACTACAAGGTGGAAAACCTAAAGATGGCGATGGTGAATCTGGTGCAAACCCAGATTCGGGCAGAAATGGGGAAGCTAGAACTAGATGAAACTTTTACCGCGCGTACTCAGGTGAATGAGAATCTCCTGCGAGATCTCGATATTGCCACAGATCCGTGGGGGGTGAAGGTAACTCGTGTCGAACTGCGGGATATTGCCCCCTCGCAGGCAGTTCAAGACTCAATGGAACTGCAAATGTCTGCGGAGCGCAAAAAACGCGCGGCGATTCTCACCTCTGAAGGGGAGCGGGAAGCAGCGATCAACTCTGCCCGGGGTAAAGCGGAAGCCCAAGTGTTAGCCGCCGAAGCGGAACAAAAAGCCGCTATTCTCGCAGCGGAAGCGGAACAAAAAGTGGTGGTGTTGCGTGCCCAAGCCGAGCGCCAAGATCAGATTTTGCGTGCCCAAGGAACCGCAGAGGCCATGAAGATTATTGCGGCAGCACTGCGCGAAGATCCGAAGGCCAAGGAAGCGCTCCAGTTTCTCCTTGCTCAGGGCTATTTGGATATGGGACGCACCATTGGCCACAGTGATAGCAGTAAAGTACTATTTATGGATCCCAGCAGTATCCCGGCAACGATTGAGGGTGTGAAGTCCCTCATTGAGCAGTCCCCCCGCGAGGCATAG
- a CDS encoding DUF4388 domain-containing protein, producing the protein MKISGYFSEFSLGEVFRFLEQGQKTGCLSLKSMDDSASVPFLPATSEYYLFFRYGQIVAATTTLNHQGLRQLIEQRGYLHPLTMQRVMSRYQGNMPLGVFLKAQSVLDSPKIQLLFKQQVLTPIPYIFAWKEGHFQFDAHHPLPFAEMTGLSTSPQAVTLAGLRLLRDWTPLLDKLPLADSTIVSLVSEPPSVQLGKIEWQVWEHIDGTTTIQQIAQKLNLPVLEVQKICFRLMVMGMVEEVVNVSLHPWTAPSLSATAPSPVSEMDADPVNTSSTALSSSFLNEIIGFLKTKVSR; encoded by the coding sequence ATGAAAATTAGTGGCTATTTTTCAGAATTTTCTTTGGGTGAGGTTTTTCGCTTCCTAGAGCAAGGCCAAAAGACGGGATGCCTTTCCTTGAAGTCAATGGATGATTCGGCCAGCGTCCCTTTTTTGCCAGCAACTTCAGAATACTACCTCTTCTTTCGTTACGGTCAAATCGTTGCTGCTACAACCACATTGAATCACCAAGGCCTGCGTCAACTGATTGAGCAGCGGGGTTATCTTCACCCCTTGACAATGCAGCGGGTGATGAGTCGCTATCAAGGGAATATGCCCCTTGGGGTTTTCTTAAAAGCCCAATCTGTCCTCGATAGCCCCAAAATCCAATTGCTGTTTAAGCAACAGGTGCTCACCCCAATTCCCTATATTTTTGCTTGGAAGGAAGGCCATTTTCAATTTGATGCCCACCACCCGCTGCCCTTTGCCGAAATGACGGGGCTGAGCACTTCTCCTCAAGCCGTTACCTTAGCTGGACTGCGGCTACTGCGGGATTGGACGCCGCTACTGGATAAGCTCCCCCTTGCCGACTCCACTATTGTGAGTCTGGTCAGTGAACCGCCCTCGGTTCAATTGGGCAAGATTGAGTGGCAAGTGTGGGAGCATATTGATGGCACAACGACCATTCAACAGATTGCTCAAAAACTCAACCTGCCTGTCCTAGAAGTGCAAAAAATCTGTTTCCGCCTGATGGTCATGGGCATGGTGGAAGAAGTGGTCAATGTGTCTTTGCACCCTTGGACGGCGCCATCACTATCTGCAACTGCCCCATCACCTGTGAGCGAGATGGATGCTGACCCCGTTAACACCTCCAGTACGGCGCTGAGTTCTTCATTCCTCAATGAGATTATTGGCTTTTTGAAAACAAAGGTTAGTCGCTAG
- a CDS encoding linear amide C-N hydrolase produces MCTRILWNTNALGVFVARTMDWPTTTEPKLIIFPRGRQRQGNHLGTTALEMANPARWQSRYGSAVVSMYGLGTVDGFNEQGLAVHLLYLTATDFGTRHPQKQGVHAGLWGQYLLDNAATVKEALDLMAQIQPVMITIQGFASTVHVAIADASGDSAILEYLNGELVIHHGRQYQIMTNDPPYDEQLAYRAQFDFTNATRQTPLPGNVDPSHRFVRADYFLQVLPEPRNQREAIASVLAIARNVSVPFGAPNKVPGSLYNTEYRTAMDLTHRYYVFELTTAPNILWFPLEKFELHPEAPVMMLDPSHPELAGDVAAQFAPVAAAPY; encoded by the coding sequence ATGTGTACTCGCATTCTCTGGAATACCAATGCCCTAGGGGTTTTTGTGGCACGAACCATGGACTGGCCCACCACCACTGAACCAAAGCTAATCATTTTTCCGCGTGGGCGTCAGCGTCAGGGCAATCATCTGGGCACTACTGCCTTAGAAATGGCAAACCCCGCCCGTTGGCAGTCCCGCTATGGCAGTGCCGTTGTCAGTATGTACGGCTTGGGAACCGTCGATGGCTTCAATGAACAGGGCTTGGCAGTACATCTACTCTATTTGACAGCAACAGACTTTGGCACACGGCATCCACAAAAACAGGGGGTACACGCGGGACTCTGGGGGCAATACCTGCTGGATAATGCGGCAACGGTGAAGGAAGCCCTTGACCTCATGGCTCAGATTCAACCAGTGATGATCACGATACAGGGCTTTGCCAGCACGGTTCATGTGGCGATCGCGGATGCCAGTGGTGACTCCGCCATTTTGGAATATCTCAACGGTGAACTGGTTATCCACCACGGACGCCAGTATCAAATCATGACGAACGATCCCCCCTATGATGAGCAGTTGGCCTACCGTGCTCAGTTTGATTTCACCAATGCCACACGCCAAACACCGCTGCCGGGGAATGTGGATCCCAGCCATCGCTTTGTGCGGGCTGATTATTTCTTGCAGGTGCTGCCCGAACCCCGCAATCAACGGGAAGCGATCGCCAGTGTATTAGCGATCGCCCGCAATGTCTCTGTGCCCTTTGGTGCCCCCAATAAAGTGCCGGGAAGTCTCTACAACACTGAATACCGCACCGCTATGGATTTAACCCACCGCTATTACGTTTTTGAGCTAACCACAGCACCCAACATCCTCTGGTTTCCCCTAGAGAAGTTTGAGTTGCACCCTGAGGCACCGGTGATGATGCTAGATCCGAGCCATCCTGAGTTGGCGGGGGATGTGGCGGCACAGTTTGCTCCCGTTGCGGCTGCCCCCTATTGA
- a CDS encoding type II toxin-antitoxin system VapC family toxin has translation MWFISGDIQLSTALRDTIRDPDNEVYLSSVSVWEAILKYQLGKLPLPEPLAIYLPKQGDRHEIDSLGLDENSVVQLAKLPPLHRDPFDRMLICQALQNGLTIATVDTAIRAHSVPVM, from the coding sequence TTGTGGTTCATTAGTGGTGATATCCAGTTATCAACGGCTCTTCGGGATACAATTCGTGATCCAGACAATGAGGTTTATCTGAGTTCAGTTTCAGTTTGGGAAGCAATTCTTAAGTACCAACTAGGCAAGCTACCTTTACCAGAACCTCTCGCAATATATTTGCCTAAACAAGGTGACCGTCATGAAATTGACAGCCTTGGTCTTGATGAGAACAGTGTAGTTCAACTGGCTAAACTGCCACCCTTGCATCGTGATCCGTTTGACAGAATGCTCATCTGTCAAGCATTACAAAACGGTTTGACCATTGCCACAGTGGATACAGCAATCCGTGCTCACTCCGTCCCTGTCATGTAG
- a CDS encoding GTP-binding protein has translation MEIMRIVVTGPVGAGKSTFIRSISEIETVDTDRKATDETAQLKPKTTVAMDFGRLQFSPNMALHLYGTPGQERFDFMWDILIRKAHAFILLVSSHRPQDFRAARRVSAFMRHRTKVPMVIGCTHVDRPEAWPIQEIAIALGYLSPHGRPPMVAVNALDRFSVAEAVMTLIQTYAESQVTALR, from the coding sequence ATGGAAATCATGCGCATTGTGGTTACTGGTCCGGTGGGTGCAGGTAAGTCCACCTTCATCCGGTCCATTAGCGAAATTGAAACAGTGGACACGGATCGCAAAGCAACGGATGAGACAGCTCAGCTTAAGCCTAAAACGACAGTGGCCATGGATTTTGGCCGCCTCCAATTCAGTCCCAACATGGCGCTGCATCTATACGGCACCCCAGGGCAAGAGCGCTTTGACTTCATGTGGGACATCCTGATTCGCAAAGCTCATGCCTTTATTCTGCTGGTCAGCTCCCACCGCCCCCAAGACTTTCGTGCCGCACGGCGGGTTTCCGCCTTCATGCGCCATCGCACCAAAGTTCCGATGGTTATCGGCTGTACCCATGTGGATCGCCCTGAGGCTTGGCCAATACAAGAAATCGCGATCGCCCTTGGCTATCTCAGTCCCCACGGACGACCACCAATGGTTGCTGTTAATGCCTTGGATCGCTTCAGCGTCGCTGAAGCCGTTATGACCTTAATCCAAACCTACGCCGAGTCACAAGTAACTGCTCTGCGTTAG
- the purQ gene encoding phosphoribosylformylglycinamidine synthase subunit PurQ gives MSHALNVGIVVFPGSNCDRDVAYVTREILQWPTELLWHEETNLSDYDLIVLPGGFSFGDYLRCGAIARFSPIMAAVKDHAAAGKWVLGICNGFQILTEAKLLPGALVRNRDLHFICDRVHLRLEAKERPWLQAYGDKTVIRLPIAHGEGCYYADPATLTELEANRQVLFRYADAQGNVTPESNPNGSLNNIAGICNAAGNVLGMMPHPERAADPTLIHSPSDHTLDGLQLFKSLLNAAVCC, from the coding sequence GTGAGTCATGCCCTAAACGTGGGGATTGTCGTTTTTCCCGGATCCAATTGCGATCGCGATGTGGCCTACGTCACCCGTGAAATTCTCCAGTGGCCAACGGAACTGCTATGGCACGAAGAGACCAATTTGAGCGATTATGATTTGATTGTGCTGCCGGGGGGCTTTAGTTTTGGTGACTATTTGCGCTGTGGGGCGATCGCCCGCTTCTCACCAATTATGGCCGCCGTCAAAGACCATGCCGCTGCCGGCAAATGGGTACTGGGCATTTGCAATGGGTTTCAAATTCTCACCGAGGCGAAGCTGCTACCGGGTGCCCTAGTGCGCAATCGCGACTTGCACTTTATTTGCGATCGCGTGCATTTACGCTTAGAGGCCAAAGAGCGTCCGTGGCTACAGGCCTATGGCGATAAAACGGTGATTCGTTTGCCCATTGCCCATGGTGAAGGCTGCTACTATGCTGATCCTGCCACCCTCACTGAACTGGAAGCCAACCGCCAAGTCCTCTTTCGCTATGCCGATGCCCAAGGGAATGTCACCCCCGAAAGTAATCCCAATGGTTCCCTCAACAATATCGCCGGTATTTGCAACGCTGCCGGCAATGTCTTGGGAATGATGCCCCACCCTGAGCGCGCCGCTGACCCCACCTTGATCCACTCCCCTAGTGACCATACCTTAGACGGCTTGCAGTTATTTAAGTCCCTCTTGAATGCCGCCGTTTGCTGTTGA
- the purS gene encoding phosphoribosylformylglycinamidine synthase subunit PurS — translation MTQFQAQVFVTLRPSVLDPAGVAVQAGIHHLGYTNVQAVRIGKLVEVTLEASDRATAEAQLTHIADQLLANPVIETFRIELQELATAAG, via the coding sequence ATGACACAATTTCAGGCACAGGTTTTTGTTACGTTGCGACCATCGGTGTTAGATCCCGCAGGAGTCGCGGTACAGGCGGGGATTCATCATCTGGGCTACACCAATGTGCAAGCGGTGCGCATTGGCAAGCTAGTGGAAGTGACTTTAGAGGCCAGCGATCGCGCCACTGCCGAGGCACAGCTTACCCACATTGCCGATCAACTGTTGGCCAATCCGGTGATTGAAACCTTTCGCATTGAATTACAGGAACTGGCAACTGCCGCAGGGTAG
- a CDS encoding C40 family peptidase, translated as MQSHYSLDHQTVMQLYQLTATVNLYDAPTGDRLATQGAAGRFLWAPTLETERTYVQLAEDEYWGWLDPQDYRHLTPATQPYQPIARDRAYIEAVLEEVIAFCFAAQQIPHEYLWGGTVAPNYDCSGLMQASFASQGIWLPRDAYQQEAFATPLRGNSIAETLPQLQRGDLVFFGTGDKASHVGLYLGQGQYIHSSGKEYGRNGIGIDTLYPSEDAVSIAYQQQFRGGGRINYSYLP; from the coding sequence ATGCAAAGTCATTATTCTTTAGACCATCAGACGGTCATGCAGCTTTATCAACTCACGGCCACAGTGAATCTCTACGACGCCCCCACGGGCGATCGCTTGGCAACCCAAGGGGCAGCAGGACGCTTTCTCTGGGCACCTACTTTGGAGACTGAACGTACCTACGTGCAACTCGCGGAGGATGAATACTGGGGCTGGCTGGATCCCCAGGATTACCGCCATCTCACACCCGCCACTCAGCCCTATCAGCCCATTGCCCGCGATCGCGCCTACATCGAGGCTGTCCTTGAAGAGGTTATTGCCTTTTGTTTCGCAGCCCAGCAGATCCCCCATGAGTATCTCTGGGGCGGAACTGTTGCCCCCAACTACGACTGTTCTGGCTTGATGCAGGCCAGTTTTGCCAGCCAAGGGATTTGGCTACCCCGTGATGCCTATCAGCAAGAAGCCTTTGCCACACCCCTAAGGGGCAACTCCATTGCGGAAACCTTACCCCAGCTTCAGCGGGGCGATCTGGTGTTTTTCGGTACGGGTGACAAGGCGAGCCATGTGGGTCTCTATCTGGGGCAAGGACAGTATATCCATAGCTCTGGCAAAGAGTATGGCCGCAATGGCATTGGCATTGATACCCTCTACCCCAGTGAGGATGCCGTGAGCATCGCCTATCAGCAGCAGTTTCGCGGTGGTGGCCGCATTAACTATAGCTATCTGCCCTAG
- a CDS encoding type II toxin-antitoxin system Phd/YefM family antitoxin, which produces MLNVTVDEIQRNPLKYLNQVEAGETLVIFRSNQPIAELKPLKPIGKSKQLRPFGLCAGEFTVPDDFDDPLPEDLLNAFEGTALF; this is translated from the coding sequence ATGTTGAATGTAACGGTTGATGAGATTCAGCGTAATCCTCTCAAGTATCTGAATCAAGTAGAGGCAGGTGAGACCCTTGTTATTTTTAGATCTAACCAGCCGATTGCTGAACTTAAACCTCTTAAACCTATTGGCAAAAGTAAGCAATTACGACCATTTGGTTTATGTGCAGGCGAGTTTACTGTTCCAGATGATTTCGACGATCCTTTGCCGGAAGATCTACTCAACGCATTCGAGGGTACAGCCCTTTTCTAA